Within the Oryctolagus cuniculus chromosome 19, mOryCun1.1, whole genome shotgun sequence genome, the region TCCCCGGGATGGAGGGAGCGGCTGGATCCCCAGTGCAGCCCCTAGGGTCGCGGGAGTCGGCCCGCACTGCGGACACCGACCCGGCCCGCTGGGCACAGCTTCTGCCCCTTTCCCCTGGCACAAGGAACGCGGGACACAGCTCATCCTTCCGCATGAGTTTATTGGGGAGTGGAGAGGGTGCCCGGGCGGGTCAGGGACACGGGAGGGGTGTCCGGCTGTCCAGGGGTGCGGAGCCACGCTCAGGACTACTTAGCGGTCTCGACGTCAGACATTCGGCCCAGGAACTTGTCCCAGGCAGCTTGGGCCTCGGCGGTGAAGTCTCTGGGCAGGGTCCTGGCCAGGGTGACCTGCAGGCTGTGGGACAGGAACTGCACAGCAGGGGGCAGTCAGCAGAGGGCGGAGAGGTAGACACCAAGAGCCTACCCGAATCCAACCCCGATCCCGGCCTGGACCTcgcgcccagccctgcccacaagGCCCCGTCCCACCCAGTCGCCCGTGCTCTGCGCTCACCCTGAAGTTGACCGGGTCAATGCGCAGCTTATAGGCGAGCAGGTCTCTTAGTGGGGACAGCGCGCTATCCAAGTTGTCCATGTTCTTGACTGCGTCGTCCAGCGCGGCCGCCACTTCGGCTCCATAAGCCCGCAGTTGCGCGGAGCCCTCTTGCAGTTCAAAGTGGGGGAAGCTGGGCTTGGACTTCGGATAGCTTACGAAGAGCCTGGGGGTGGGTGCCCCACACCCAGCAGTCAGGAGAAGCCCACTTTCACACAGTGTTTGCAAGGCAAAACCCAGCGTGCAGTCCACAGGGAGCGCACACGGGCATTTCAGACAGGGAGtgcggcccagcccagcccctgctcccctgtTCCTGCCACTCAGTCCCCAGCTGCTGGTGGAGGCCGTGAGCAGGAAGACTGGCCACTGCGTCACCGTCCCTCCTCCTGACCTCTCCCCGTCCCTGGTCTGGACACTCAGGCTGCGACCCATGGGGCACCTACCTCTCCAGGGCCTCAGTGCCGATGGCCTCAGACTGGGAGGAGACCTTGTCCCAGAGGGACATGATGATGGTCCTCTCGCTCTTGGTCAGAGACATGgtgaggccggggctgggctgctgcACAGGGGCTGGAGGTGCTGAGCACTGGGTGTGGTGGTGCTCAGTCCGCAGGCTCCCTTATATACGGGGAGCAGagtccagccaggccctggctcttctgggaagaggggaggagcagaaggggctgtgggggtggggtctgttATTGGGCACCATGACAGAGGCGGTCAGGGCCTGGTGGGGGAGGCGGGTGAGGGGCTACCACTCTTGCTGGGCCTTCCAGGGGCGTTGGCCGCAGTCTCTCCACTGGGTCCAGGGGAGATAGGGGCCCTGCCGTCCCAGGGGTCATCCCGGCATGGCCGTGCTGCGCTGTCCTCATCCTCCCAGAGTCACAAAATGGGGACAACCAGAGCAGCAGGGGCCGCTGCCCGCCCTTGGGCCACCCCACCCAGGCACTCGTCAGGCCGACCCACGGGTGTCTGTGACCCTGAGTTCCCTCCAGGAACACGGCTCTCCCTGGGGCGCTGAGCGGAGCCCTCTGTGCCCTGAGCTTGGGAGGAGCCGGCAGGCTGATGGGAGATCAGCCACCTGAGGTCACGTGCTGCTGCTGGGGACCCTAGTGTTGCCCTGGGCGGGGCTGCTGCAGCACGGGCACCTGCCTTCTATGTCTTAGAGATCCTTTGTGTACTTGCCAGGCAGACGAGGGCCTgcacggcaggagctgggccagggctgaggccaggagccaggaagtgcatccaggtctcccgcgggAGTGGCAGAATCCAGGTAGTGCAGCTGtcagtgctgcctcccggggccacACCAGCAGGAGTGGAGGTGGGCCCTGACCCGGCTCTCCCAGCAGTGAGGCCGATAGCCTCCCCACACGACGAGATAGAAGAAAAATCCCAGCACAAGATAGTCGCCTCCGTCGCTTTAGGCTTGTCTGGGCTGTAACCAGCAGCTGCCACACACAGCCAGCTCCATCACCCGCACACTCCTCAGCCACGCTCtggctgccctcctcccctcccaacCTCTGGAAACCACTACAAGTTTGTGTTTTGCAAGAATGTCCTGTATGGGCCAGCAccgtgcacagtgggttaagccactgtgtgtgacacaggcattccatgtgggcagcgGTTGGAGGgtgggctgctcttcttccagtccagcccgctcctaatgtgcctgggaaagcagcagaagatggccccagagcctgggtgcctgccacctccGTGCCACACAGGATggtgtccaggctcctggctccagcctggcccagtcccagccttcgaagccgtttgtggagtgaaccctggatggaagatctctctctgtccctctctctctgtccctctctttctctgtcgtctctctctctgtccctctctctctctgtccctctctctctctgtccctctctctctctccctctctctctttctctctccatgtctctgtctctacaaCTCAgcttttccaataagtaaatccCAAAAGGAACGTCGTGTCCATGGAGTCGTCGGTGCAGTCTGTGCAGATGCCTCCTTCCCCTCAtccgggcggggctgggcggcagCACTCGACTCCTCTCTGGGGCAAGGCCGGACGTGGTCCGTGCACGCCTGGAGGACATTTGGGTTGCTAAGGCCCAGACAGCCGCTGTGAACATTCACGGGGTGGGCTCCGTGGGAACACAGGCTTCCTTCTGTGCAGGGTTCCCAGCAGGGTAGACACGTGTGTCTCTGACATCCTAGGAAGCTGCCCTGTTCCCACCCTGTTGGCATGAAGGGACGGGCCATGGCCTGCAATGTGCCACCGTGTCCCTCCGGGCTGTCCTGACAGGGTGCCGTCGTGTGTCCCTGTGGCTCACCCTGTGCCTCTGCTAGCATGGACGCCTCCTTGGGTGTGCTCATTTGCTCTGCTCTATTGTTTCTGGTGAATATTTGTACAAGTGTTttgctgaaattattttattcatttagtgaAAGACTtccaagagagaggcagagacagaagagagagctcctccatctgccGGCCCACAGCTCTGCTGCCACGAAGGCCTTAGCTGACTTGACGGCTAGTGACAGCTCTTCCCTGctcctgaactgagttcctgctcTGGCCTCACTGAGGGTCTGTAACCCCGCAGGACCTACTGGCGCCGCAGCACCTCCCGGATGTGCGATCCCGGCCAGAGATCTGGAGCGGGACCCGGATGCGCCGGCGCCACCGCCCTGCAAGACTTTATGAGATCAACGACCGGCCTGTGCCAAAGGAGTGCCCAGCCTTCAGCCTGCGGGACTCAGAGCGCCTGTGCCGCTCGAACTCTCCGAGGCACCTGGGGATGCTCCCCGGGATGGAGGGAGCGGCTGGATCCCCAGTGCAGCCCCTAGGGTCGCGGGAGTCGGCCCGCACTGCGGACACCGACCCGGCCCGCTGGGCACAGCTTCTGCCCCTTTCCCCTGGCACAAGGAACGCGGGACACAGCTCATCCTTCCGCATGAGTTTATTGGGGAGTGGAGAGGGTGCCCGGGCGGGTCAGGGACACGGGAGGGGTGTCTGGCTGTCCAGGGGTGCTGAGTGCTCTCAGGGGTACTTATCGGTCGGGATGATGAACACGTGGCGCAGGAACTTGTCCCATGTGAGTTGCGACTCGGCGGTGAAGTCCCTGGACAGGTACCCGGCCAGGGTGACCAGCAGGCAGTTGGGCAGCAGCTGCGTGGCAGGGGGCAGTCAGGGCGGGTGGGCAGCCCCAGACACCAACCCTGCCCACAGGAGGGAGTCTGTGCTCTGCGCTCACCCTGAAGTTGACCGGGTCCACGCGAAGCATGTAGGGGAGCGTGTGCCTCAGCGTGGACAGCGTGCCATCCAAGTTGTCCATGTTCTTGACCGCGTTGTCCACCGCCATGCCAGCTTGACGCCATGAGTGTGCACCTGCGCCGACCGTATGCGGGGGATGTGCGAGAAGTGGGTCCTGGTATTTGGGAATCTGAGGAagagccgggggagggggccccACACCCGGCAGTCAGGAAAGCACATTTTACACAGTCTTTGCAAGGCAAAACCCAGCGTGCAGTCCACAGGGAGCGCACACGGGCATTTCAGACAGGGACTGCggcccagtccagcccctgctcccctgtTCCTTCCTGCCACacagtccagctccctcttacagtgcctgggaaagcagcagaagatggccccagagcctgggtgcctgccacctccGTGCCACACAGGATggtgtccaggctcctggctccagcctggcccagtcccagccttcgaagccgtttgtggagtgaaccctggatggaagatctctctctgtccctctctctctctgtccctctctctctgtccctctctctctgtccctctctctctctgtccctctctctctttctctctccatgtctctgtctctacaaCTCAgcttttccaataagtaaatccCAAAAGGAACGTCGTGTCCATGGAGTCGTCGGTGCAGTCTGGGCAGATGCCTCCTTCCCCTTCAtccgggcggggctgggcggcagCACTCGACTCCTCTCTGGGGCAAGGCCGGACGTGGTCCCTTCACGCCTTGAGGACATTTGGGTTGCTATGGCCCAGACAGCCGCTGTGAACATTCACGGGGTGGGCTCCGTGGGAACACAGGCTTCCTTctcttttattgatttattgaaagACTTCcaagagagcgggagagacagggaaagagagcgATCCTCCATCTGCCGGCCCACAGCTCTGCTGCCACAAAGGCCTTAGCTgacccaggctgaaaccaggagcaggggctccacccaggtctcccaggtgggttcaagggcccaaacacttggggccaccgtcccctgcttttcccaggctgttagcatggagctgggtcagaggtggagcgcCAGGGACTCCAGTTTGATGCCAGGTGCAGGCGGCTAAGCCACAGGGCCCTGCGCCATGACAGCAACCCCATGCTGTGCtcattccttttccattggttcaccctccaatggctgctgcggccggtacaccatgctgatccgaagcccggagccaggtgcttcctcctggtctcccatgcgggtgcagggcccaaggacctgggccatcctccactgcactcccgggccagggcagagagctggactggaagaggagcaaccggacagaatccggtgccccagccgggactagaacccggggtgccggcaccgcaggccgaggattagcctactgagctgcggatCCGGCCTAATTTTGTTTtgaatgacttatttatttatttactgatttgaaaggcagagtgacacaaagatAGGGAAGTCCTCGGATtggtctcccatctgctacttcactccccatatgctttcactgggctgagctgggcaaaccaggaggaactccatccgggtcgcacctgggtggcagggccctaagtgCAGGGGTCGTCACCCACTGCATCCCAGGGAGctgagggagggaagcagcagggctTCAACGGGCACTCTGGTACgacatgcaggcctcccaagggTGCTTCATCAGGGCACACACAACGCCTGatcccgtctctgtctctctgtctctgtctctctctgtctctctctctgtctctctcttctcaagatgtttctgtatttgaaaggcagagagaagagagtaaGGGAGGTagcactcccacccactggttcacttcccaaagagcTGCAACAGCTCCAGCTGTGCTGGCCTAAGCCGGGAGCCAGTGTCTCCAAGCctgtcaggaacccaagtccttgagtcatcacctccctccttcccagggtgcatgtgcAAGAAATGGATCTGACGCacatggagccaggacccagacccaggcactcagggatCTGGGTGTGACTTCTCACTGTGCCAACACCCACCCCTGGttatttcttcagtgtttttgtATATTGAGTGAAGATGGAtggggctgtgcagggggagttggtggtggggagggagctgCCAACGGCTCAGCcggggccatggcagagaaagtgGTGCCAGGGCCTGACACTGCCCAGAGTGCTACGAGGGCTGGTGCCCAGGCTtgtgctggggttgggccaggctaaacgcCCGATGGCGCTCCCAGGGCATTCAGCCAGGAAGGTGTGCCAGAGCTGCCGGAGTCTGGGCTGTCTGCACTAGGACAGGGGCCAGTTCCAGGGGTGCCAGCCGTGGACGAGGGAGATGCCAGAGGCCTGGGCACACAGTGAGCTCCTGGCCAGCCTGCAGGACTCAGGAAGCAGGGCACCAGgggcctgcccagggcctggctctggggcTGTGCAACAGAGGAGGGGAGGTGAGCCCCCGACACGAACTCTCCAACCCGGGGCCCTGGTTCCAGGGGATGGGTGTCAGTGAGAGAGGATTTCTGGTGGCTGCCTCTGTGTAGGACAGCCTGCTTCTGTTTGGTGGGTGTGATGTAGTTGGCCATATTTCAAAGGAGGGTGCTGGCCCCGGACACCTTTCCCCCTGAGGAAGTCTggggcctcctcccctgcccactcCTGCCCCACAGCTTCTGCAGAGGGGGTCAGTGTGTGCCCGTGGAGTCCTCCAGCCCATCTCCCCCACCTCAGGGACACAGAGACTCCACTGACATTCAAGCTTTATTCAAAGACCAGGGGTGGGGTGCAGAGTGGGGATGCGGGAGGGGACAGGGGGCAGGGGAACTCCCCGACCCCAGCTTACCCATATCTGCAGAGAACGTGGGGTCAGTTCTCTAAGCCCCTCCCTCACAGCTCTGGGAACAGGATCTCAgtatgtgggggaggggcagctctgCACAACAGGCTcaagaccccagccccaggacccctCTTCAGGGCTGGGTGCCATCTGCCTGGCGGCCCCGGCACAGTCTGGGATCCTCAGCCAggagctgccttccaggatctccTCACTGTGTTAGTTGTTTCCAAGACTGGGAGCCCCAGTACCCTAGCTCCTTACTGGGGCCTGGGGAGACTCGGATTGGGGGAGGGGCCCCtggacagggctgggagggggagcACGAGGCTGCATGGCACCGCCTTCAGCTTGCCCTCAACATCCCTTCAGGCCCGTGTGTGGCTAGGCGGTTAGGACTCAGGCTAAGGGTGGAGTAGTGGCGTAGCGGGGAAAGATGCTGCCTGTGGAGCCCAAGTCCCGTGTGGGCAGCAGTTCAGGCCCcgggggctccacttctgacccagcgccctgctgatgctcctgggactgcagtgggagacgcctggtgcttgggcccctgcacccactgggagacgtggaggaagttcccggctcctggctcccagctgcggATCCACCCTGCTCCTGCTATCGCTGCCGTTAgtggagtgaaacatcagatggaagatctcactcagtctctgtctctccctgaaactctgcctttcaaataaatctttaaaaatagtttttaaatttattgtttcgGAGGTAAATGGAGAGCCCTCCTCCAGTAGTTAACTTCTCTCTGGGAGACAGGAGTTGagtgcgggtctcccatgtggggggcaggaacccaacgacttgagccggCACTACATGCGCGAGAAGCCGGAGCGAGGAGCTCCCTAACAGCTGAGCTAAACACCTGCGCCACACTGCATGGGCGTCTTGGCAGACAAAGCACCGTCGTCAGCATTGTGGTCCTCTAGAAGTTGCGGTCTCGGTGCCCCGATGGGGCTCGCGGGTTAAGCTCGTGTCAGTgttggtttgaggcccagctgctcagtTCCCAACCCAGCGTCCCACTAacgcccctggggaggcagcagctgggcccctgccacgaatgccggaggctcctggcttcagcctggcccagtcccagctgcttacaAATggacaaatctttaaagaagaaaagttcCAGAACGTGGTGAGCCAGGGCACCCAGCACTGCAAATACACTAAACCCCACCAAACTACacaaatatttatgtgaaagggacGACCTTCCATCTGGCTCACTGCCGGTGCCCGCAGTGGCGGTGGCCGGGCcaagccaacgccaggagcccagactggaaatgcagggctcccacatgggtggcaggggcccaggtgcttgaagTGACTGTCACCCCCCAGAGTCCGCAGGAGCCAGGCATCAAGtcctggcacagcctgggcaTCTCGGCTGCTAGGCCCGACACCCACGCCGGCGGATCTTCCCCTGAGCTCGCTTCTCTCCTGGGAACACCTCGCAGGCGCCCCAGAAATCACAGTTTACAGACATCCTTGTCCCACGTagcagtgcctggctcaagtcccagctcctgtgcacttctgatccaggtgccGGGGAGGGCAGATGCGgtcggagacccggatggagctccaggttcctggcctcggACATCGcaggtctggggagtgaaccagcggtggaagaccttcccccaccccacccctcatcactctgcctctcaaatcaaccCTCTCAAAAGAATGCTGTGTGTCTCCATGTGGCTGCTTCTGCCGAGCGGTACTGCCGTGCAGGAGTGAGTTTGCCGTGTGTCACGTGGACCTCGAAGAAGTAGGTCAGAAGATGGAGTTTCTGCAGTGGCCGTGACTGCACATCTGAGGCAAAATCCTGGGCGAGGGCAGCTCTGGCTttccagggaggggtggggtccCGCCAGCCCCGTGGGCTGCAAGGCTGGTCCAGGGGTCCTGTCTCGCCACGGACCTCCGACGTCCAGGGCCCGGTTCCTGCGCTGGGCAGCAGGGGGCTCCCTTCCCCGATTGTCCGCTGTGCGGGGCCAGAGCCTAGGCCGGACTCCGCCCCGGGAGACAGAAGGGCCTCGGCCTGGGACCAGGCCTGTGCAGCTGGGTTTGAGCGGAGTCCAGGAGGACTAAGCGAGCAGTACTGCGAAGGGCCTGGACTGGGCATCAACAGCCCCCCGACCACCTCCCgcctgccaccctcctggccaAGGCCAAGGAATTGGAATTTGGGACCTGGTGCCCCAAACCCGCCAGCCCCTTGGTTTGCGGACCCGAGGCCAtccccacacacacatccccagGGAGCACTCGGTTCAGGCTGCTGCCCCGGGGCTTTACTCCAACACGACGGCGTcgcggggggcggggcgtccCACGACCTCCCACCCTCCATTCAGCGGTACTTGGAGGTCAGCGCCGAGATCACGTGGTGCAGGAATTTGTCCACCGAGGCGTGCATGGCGGGGCCGAAGTCTCCAGGGTAGTGCCGGGCGAGGGTCACCAGCAGACAGtggcccagcagctgcagggaggGGTCGTTCCCGCTCGCGGTCCATCGATTCTCCTCCCCCACCGCGCCTAGGGGAGCCCCCTCCCCGGCGAAGTCCCGGCGCTCACCCCGAAGTGGTGGGGGTCCACGCGCAGCGTGCGCACGTGCAGGTCGCTCAGAGCGGACAGGGCGCCGGGCAGGTCGTCCAGGTGGTCTGCGGCGAGGGTCAGCGCGTCGGCCACCTTGCGGCCGTGGGCTCTGACCTGGGCGGAGCCCGGGCTCAGGTCCATGTGGGAGAAGTAGATCTTGGTGCGCGGGAAGGCCTCCAAGGTTCTGCGGGAGGAGGGGGATGTGGTGCGTGTGGGGGCCccgcgggcgcggggcgcggcgggcCGGGGGCGCCCTCCCGGTGCGCACCTCTCCAGGGCCTCGGTCGCGTAGACGCCCACGTTGCTCCCCAGCTTCTTCCACAGGGCGCGCAGCAGCGCCCGCTCCGCCGCCGACAGCGCCATCCCGCAGCGGCGGGCAGCGGCGGGcagcggcgggcgcggcgggcgcggcgggcgcggcgggcagcggcgggcagcggcgggcagcggcgggcgcggcgggcgcggcgggcagcggcgggcgcggcgggcgcggcgggccGGGTCCCCGCGGGCCTCTGGGGGCGTGGCGCAGGCCCGTCCCGCCCCGCGGCGCCGCCGCGCGCACCCGGAGGCCCGCGCACGCACGCAGTCTCGGTCCGCCACTTTCGGGCTCGCTCTGAACCCCAGGCCTTTCAGCAAAACACACATTTGAAACATTCAGTGGAGACACATGTTATGCACACGCgcagagggagacctggacaggaCGCGGAACCCCGGCAGAGCGCGGGCGCTGCGCGAGATGGTGACAGCGACTCCCGGGCTGGGCCGCCGCGCGGTCGGTCGGGGTGGCTCGCAGCAGGAGTTCCGTTGCGGGCGGCCaacacctgcacctgctgagtgCCTAGCCGAGCCTTGCAGCTCCCACACTGAGCTGTCAAGCCAGCGCGTGCGACCCTCCCCACCTCTACTCCCAAACTGCCGGGGCAGtgcctccagcccctcctccagcccacCAACCTCCTCTCTGTTTCCACGGATTtgcttgttgtgtgtgtgtgtgtgtgtttaataaaTGGGATTATTCAACAtgtggacttttaaaaaaagtcatagattttttaaatgcttgcatttatttttcttggacaGAAATCAACGTTACATTAATTTGAATATAGATTCATTATCCAATTATGAAACAAGATGCACACAGACATTATAAGCTGAGTGTTGATGACTTAAGGCACTGAGGTTGTAATTGTAATTACAGagacagccacacacacaaatTCCTAACCTACTAAATAGCAGCTGTATACCCATGACGCCAATTAGCTATACTTTCTACTTATGACACTTATCAGTGTCCACTCTGGGTTAAACCAAGCAGGACTGGCCTGCCGTGATTCCAGGCAAGTGAGCGCCTCTGCTTGCTGCAGAGGTGGCCCTGGACCCGAGAGGGCACGCGGGGGTCAGGGGAAGCCGGACACAGCCGGGGCCAGCAGAGGACTGGCGTCTGTGGTCCACCTAATGTGGGTGTGCCGCCTCCGGGCAGTGTGTCTCCCACTGCTGAGCCCTGGCACTTGTGGGGGCCACGTCCCTGAATGGAACTCCAGGAGACCCACAGAGCACATGGGGTCACGCCCTGCCAGCCGCACCCCCAAGTGGTCCCCTCACAGTGCCTCCACCCCCCCACAGACCTGGGCACTGGAGCCCCCCCCCGCCCTTCTGCTGACTGACCACAAAACCCAGGCGGGAGCAGAGGAAGCAAGCCAGCGGCTAAGAAGCCGAGTCTCCAGCCTGGTCATCGATGACCACTGCTCCCCAACCTGAGCTGCACGGAGCTGGGCTTCTGGTTGGAGAAGCGGGGTCTCTACCCCAGTGGGTGGGCTCCTGCGCCCGGCTGCTCCTCAGCAGGCAGTGTTGCAGGTTCAGCCGTGCCCCACCATTCCCGGCTACGGCGGTGCCCCACCATTCCCGGCTACGGCGGTGCCCCACCATTCCCGGCTACGGCGGTGCCCCACCATTCCTGGCTACGGCGGCACCACAGTCTGCCCACTCACCTGCTCAGGTGCACCTGTCCCGCCCCACCCTcacctgtctcccttcctctcaagGAGCGAAGACGCCCCTTCCCACGGCTCCCACTGCCCCCGAGGTGCCCAAGGGGCTGCCACGGTGTCCTCCAAGGAGGAGTCCCAGACTGGGCGTGAGAGGACACTGGTGTTAGCCAGGGGCTGGATGGCACGGCAAACCTCCCTCTTCAGGAAGGAAGCCTGCCGCGGGCACTGTCCACCCCGGGCCCCCGCTGCCTCAAGGcaggggtgccagccccagggtggcCGCGTAGGCACCGGGCCTCACTGGCCCCAAGCGCGACCTAAGGGTCTTAGGAGTGAGCGTCCCCGGGTGCTGCTGGGATCTGCAGCCTGCACTCGACCTCCGGTTTTGTCTGcactgtgggtgggtgggtgggtgggtgggtacgTTTGGGAGGCTGAGGGAGAGCCAGTGCCCCCCCGAGATCTGGGACAGCCCGGGACCCAGGCTGGAGGCAGCCGAGTGGCacgagtgtgtgcatgtgtcggGGGGGGGGATTCTTTCAGCAGCCCCTCGTGGACTTgcaagcaggaaggaaggaaccagCCGGTTGCCCACTCCTGTCCCCTGCAGCTGCACAGGGGCCTCGGAACCTGCACGGACGTGTCCCCAGGCCGGCCCTGCACCTCAGGTCACAGAGACTCCACGGACACTGTCGGCCACTCACTCAGACTTTATTCAAAGACCAGGGGTGGGCTGCGGGGAtggggggtgcagggggcagaAGGCAGGGGAACTCCCCGGTCCAGCTTACCCATATCTGCAGGTAACGTGGGGTCAGTTCTCTAAGCCCCTCCCTCACAGCTCTGGGAACAGGATCTCAgtatgtgggggaggggcagctctgCACAACAGGCTcaagaccccagccccaggacccctCTTCAGGGCTGGGTGCCATCTGCCTGGCGGCCCCGGCACAGTCTGGGATCCTCAGCCAGGAGCTGTCTTCCAGGATCTCCTCACTGTGTTAGTTGTTTCCAAGACTGGGAGCCCCAGTACCCTAGCTCCTTACTGGGGCCCGGGGAGACTCGGATTGGGGGAGGGGCCCCTGGACAGGGCCGAGGGGGGGCACGAGGCTGCATGGCACCGCCTTCAGCTTGCCCTCAACAACCTTCAGGCCCGTGTGTGGCTAGGCGGTTAGGACTCAGGCTAAGGGCGGAGTAGTGGCGTAGCGGGGAAAGATGCTGCCTGTGGAGCCCAAGTCCCGTGTGGGCAGCAGTTCAGGCCCcgggggctccacttctgacccagcgccctgctgatgctcctgggactgcagtgggagacgcctgggtgcttgggcccctgcacccacggggaggtctggaagaagctcctggcgcctgactgtggtctggcccagccctggccactgtggccatttgaggagccatccagcagatggaagatctcttgttctctgtctctgcctctttctctgtaactctgcctttcaaataaataaatctcctttaaAAAACCCGTAATGTTTAAACTCTGTCACATCACGAGGTATATTAGCATGTTTAAAGTAAAAGACCCAGGAACGACACGGACCACAGGGAGTGCCTCGGGGTGAATGAAGCCAGGCCCCTGCTCCCGTTGTAGCTCCTGGGaggagcacctgcaggcagccgTGAGGCTCCGTGACAGCTCTTCCCTGctcctgaactgagttcctgctcTGGCCTCGCTGAGGGTCTGTAACCCCGCAggacccactgtgccccagcacctCCCGGATGTGCGATCCTGGCCAGAGATCTGGAGCGGGACCCGGATGTGGCGGGTGAGCTTATTGTACCTGGCCGGCGCCAGCGCCACCGCCCTGCATGACTTTATGAGATCAACGACCGGCCTGTGCCAAAGGAGTGCCCAGCCTTCAGCCTGCGGGACTCAGAGCGCCTGTGCCACTCGAACTCTCCGAGGCACCTGGGGATGCTCCCCGGGATGGAGGGAGCAGCCGGATCCCCAGTGCAGCCGCTAGGGTCGCGGGAGTCGGCCCGCACTGCGGACACCGACCC harbors:
- the LOC138846942 gene encoding hemoglobin subunit zeta-like, yielding MSLTKSERTIIMSLWDKVSSQSEAIGTEALERLFVSYPKSKPSFPHFELQEGSAQLRAYGAEVAAALDDAVKNMDNLDSALSPLRDLLAYKLRIDPVNFRFLSHSLQVTLARTLPRDFTAEAQAAWDKFLGRMSDVETAK
- the HBQ1 gene encoding hemoglobin subunit theta-1 isoform X1, yielding MALSAAERALLRALWKKLGSNVGVYATEALERCAPGGRPRPAAPRARGAPTRTTSPSSRRTLEAFPRTKIYFSHMDLSPGSAQVRAHGRKVADALTLAADHLDDLPGALSALSDLHVRTLRVDPHHFGLLGHCLLVTLARHYPGDFGPAMHASVDKFLHHVISALTSKYR
- the HBQ1 gene encoding hemoglobin subunit theta-1, with product MALSAAERALLRALWKKLGSNVGVYATEALERTLEAFPRTKIYFSHMDLSPGSAQVRAHGRKVADALTLAADHLDDLPGALSALSDLHVRTLRVDPHHFGLLGHCLLVTLARHYPGDFGPAMHASVDKFLHHVISALTSKYR